A stretch of Macadamia integrifolia cultivar HAES 741 chromosome 7, SCU_Mint_v3, whole genome shotgun sequence DNA encodes these proteins:
- the LOC122083966 gene encoding uncharacterized protein LOC122083966 produces MSIQCQGCERMLELPQPNTSSSSSTSNYAYPYIISSPSDAVDAPKAKAMAMNMKETIMSTIADSELGEDHIPVAQPWPESKSTSSPSARKEKEEDGDGNGNDDGNGNGNGNGNGNGNGDHDHEDIDAQLKVVLESLRDLYKESEILFKKVFFKNQHDHLLKNQKSEGQADPKRRASLELGKKRISRILKETKRNQTKAGMLQRSLSVDSPRTPLGRFKVKTLDLGGGGGGGGGVHVI; encoded by the coding sequence ATGTCCATCCAATGCCAAGGTTGCGAAAGGATGCTGGAGTTGCCTCAACCTAAtacatcttcttcctcctcaacTAGCAACTACGCATATCCCTATATTATTAGCTCACCTTCTGATGCAGTTGACGCACCAAAAGCAAAGGCCATGGCAATGAACATGAAGGAAACCATTATGTCAACCATAGCAGATTCTGAATTGGGGGAAGACCATATACCTGTTGCTCAGCCTTGGCCGGAATCTAAGTCTACCTCCTCACCCtcagcaagaaaagaaaaagaagaagacggCGACGGCAACGGCAACGACGACGGCAACGGCAACGGCAACGGCAACGGCAACGGCAACGGCAACGGCGACCACGACCACGAAGACATAGATGCGCAACTGAAAGTAGTATTGGAGTCTTTGCGGGATCTGTACAAGGAGAGCGAGATTTTATTTAAGAAGGTATTTTTCAAGAATCAACATGATCATTTGTTAAAGAACCAGAAAAGCGAGGGCCAAGCGGATCCCAAAAGAAGAGCTTCTCTGGAGTTGGGCAAAAAGAGAATCTCCAGAATCTTAAAGGAGACCAAACGGAATCAGACCAAGGCTGGGATGTTGCAGAGGAGCTTGAGCGTAGATTCACCTCGGACCCCTCTTGGGCGCTTCAAAGTCAAGACTCTCGAtctaggaggaggaggaggtggtggtggtggggtcCATGTGATATAA